GTTTTATGTGCAAAAAACATGAGATTGAAACGACAGCGTCGTTAAGCCATATATTTGCGGATTTGCCAATCAACTTCGTCGTAGAAGATAAGAATACTGACAAGGTGGAGTGGGCGTTGAGGGCTTTTATCCAAAACTTAGCTCTGGTTTGAATCAAACCAGCTCCCAAACTACCTTCCAATGGCGTCCTCTCTCTCCATTTCTTCCCACTGTCAGCTCCCTTCGTCCCTCTCTTCTTCAAAGAGCAGTGTTAAAAATAGTAACAACGGGAAACTTTCTTCTTCGCTTTTGGCCTCGCCGACCGGCATTATTGGTCTGTCTTCAAAGCTCAATTACATTCCTCTCCAATTCCTCGCTCACAAACAGCCCCCACTTGTCACTCCAACACTAAGGCGTCTCGCAGTCATTGCCATGGCTCCACCTAAGCCCGGTGGCAAATCCAAGAAAGGTTTATCTTTTATATCGTTTTTACCATTGGGTATGAGTCTGAGAAATTAAAATTTGTGTAATTTTGTGTTGGGGATGGTTGTGCAGTGGTGGGATTGATAAAGCTGGCGCTGGAGGCAGGGAAGGCGACCCCGGCACCGCCTGTAGGGCCAGCACTGGGTTCCAAGGGTGTCAACATCATGGCTTTCTGTAAGGATTACAATGCCAGGACCGCCGACAAAGCCGGTTATGTTATTCCCGTCGAAATTACTGTCTACGATGTCGGTTCAATTCTTCCATTCTGTTCCTTTTAGAatcatcttctttcttttatatcaTTTGTATTTGGTGTAAGGATTACTTGTGTTCTTTATAGGATAGAAGCTTTACTTTCATATTGAAGACACCGCCTGCTTCGGTTCTGCTCCTAAAGGCCGCAGGTATACCTCTTTAATAATGCCCATTATATGTTTGATAATTTTACCCCCTTTTCTTGTCTTACGTTTGATATTCATCCGTTTTAGTTTTTGGAGGCTTAGTATATGCAGTTTGATAGTTTAATTCCAGGCATTTTATCAGTGTTATTTTTAAGGTAGCATTACGAATTTGATTCAGAAATTATTTCAGTGGGAAGGAAACATTACTTCTGTTCATGGgatcacttttgatgcatccAACCTGTCATCTCAGAACTAGAGTCTGGACAACTATAAATTGACCCTGTGGACTGACAATTTGCTTGTTTAAAAAGTGTAACGCTAGATACCGCCCTAGGATTTTCAAGCCTTGCACTGCCTTTGAAAAATAGTGGTGAAAAATAGCGGGGGCTGCGATTAAAAGGTGAGTTTTTTTATCTGGGTCtcaaatttatccacttttatcTTATCAAAGCGAGCGCGTGAGGCTTGTACATTTCAGGACTGCACAAACCATTTCCCTTTAAAAAAGTGTGAAGTTCTTCATTCTCAATTCGTGCATTGACTTCGGCGGTGCTTAGTAAAAAATGACTCTTATATGTTGTTGAACGTTTACTACACCTTGGAAAGGCCTCTTAACCCAAATACCCACCCACATACGTAATGAACACCTGAATGTGGCTCCAGATCATAACGTTCAAGATTTTAAAAGTCTAATGTAACACAGACTATGATTGTATTCATAGATTTGACATGATTATGTGTAAATTAAAATACTGAATCTAGGGtgtaaagaaaaattttcacgTTGTTAGTGGCTTTTGACCTTGAATTAATTGAGAACCATCCAAGTTTGATTATCAGTACATGGCGTGAATCGTTAGAAGTTAGGTCCTTGAGCAAAAGAGAAACTCGGTTGAATTAGTTGAAGGAGAAGATCAGCTATGGCTCCAAGTGTGTTTTAATGGGTATGACATTGGTGTTGGGGGTAAAATCTAATCAACAGTTTGGTTTGCTTATTATCCCAATTGagagatttgattttcatattatcaagacatttgattttcataagaAAAATGCTACTCTCACCACTCATACTCTCACCACTCAAACTTACCGCTCTTTGTTATtgctcaaattttttattttattttttaatttttctttttacttagtgatcaagaaagtattttttaataatattgtaatttttttacttttttaaaaaatgattaaaagtattaaaaaatacatataagggaaaaataaaaacaaaaattaattaacacTAATGGTGGCTCCCAGCGGGAGCTGGGAGCTGGGAGCGGTGGGCGTAGACCCACCCTTTTCATAATGATACGGGTATCCATCTTATCTTGATTTCATGTAGTTACCCTATAAATAGAAACctataaattgaattttttttattcaatcaaaaCTTTAGGTTAGGTTGCAGCGTTTCCATTCTGCAGGATCTATTAATGTCGGTTGTCTCTAGCCTCTACCGGATGTGATATGATCTTGACActtatttgagaaattttaatcttGTAGACAATTCAACTCTAGGGTGGTTACCCTGATGATGTATTGATGTCATGCCTAGAAGCTTTATAGCGATGTGTTATTATGAGGTTATCTGTAAAAATATTGATGGTAACTTGTTACCATAGGTTTAATTAAGTAGAGATTTTTTTGTCTGATCTTGAATCCCATTACTGAATTGAGAGCTAATACCAAATAATACGTAGGTGTTGAGAAAGGTTCTAAAGACCCAAAGATAGAGAAAGTGGGCAAGATCACCATTGAACAAGTGCGCACAATTGCTGCTGAGAAGCTACCAGACTTGAACTGCACCAGTATTGAATCTGCGATGAGAATTATAGCAGGCACTGCAGCTAATATGGGAATTGAGATTGATCCTCCGGTTCTTGAACCCAAAAAAAAGGAACTTGTGTAGACTATTTTGATCTTTGTTCCCTCGATTTTGCtttattgtatttataaatCATCTTTGTGTAAAACTTTTGACAAATTCCTGATCTTATATACCATGCTTTGGATTTTGTACTTCTTTGCTGGAAATTCTTGACTAAGATAACTTGCAGAATTGCAACAGATTTATACGTTTGAGTATGGATTTCTTGAAAGTTGTTGATCTGACAGGGCAAAGTTGATTGTTCAATTACCTTTTATTAGTGGTTATGCCACTCCATCTGGCTTTAATCATACTGTTTACCTCAAGTTTGCTCTATTTATCTGACTTTGTTAATGAGAGGATACCTTCAAATTGATAACTATTTATTTATCAGGGAAAAAGTGACTTTTCATTAACAAAGAAAGATTATGGCTGGGGATTTGCTTGTGATATACGTATGGCTAGGTTGACAAATAATTGAGGTACTGAAATGCTGGTTAACATTGATGGTTCTCTACTTTTGGTTAAGGTATCTGTGCCACATCTGATTGCCCGGTTGGTCGTCTGGCACTGAACAATGAACGCTAGAGCACAAAGTCCTGAAGTATCGTAACGAAGGTCACAATCCCGGGGAGTTTTCCTCAGGCTCAGAGGGGAAGAGTCTCCAATGAACAGAGAGAACATGAGAAGATGGGAGTGTGTAGAAGTAGAATGAATGCCTGAGTCTTTTTGTATGATTCCTTCATATGGTGGATGGAGTTTGATTTGGGTTGGCTGATGAGATATTTGTCATGTCAACATGCATACCAGATTCGGAATATTCTTGCATTGATCCTATCCTGGGTTTCCTATTTAAATTTGTTAGGAATTCTTGAGTAAAGGTAACAAATTCCTTTGCACAAGCACAACCGTCCGGTCTGATTTGTTGTTAATTGTTCTTGGAATATCCTGggtttcctctcttttttttttttt
This Carya illinoinensis cultivar Pawnee chromosome 11, C.illinoinensisPawnee_v1, whole genome shotgun sequence DNA region includes the following protein-coding sequences:
- the LOC122282944 gene encoding 50S ribosomal protein L11, chloroplastic, yielding MASSLSISSHCQLPSSLSSSKSSVKNSNNGKLSSSLLASPTGIIGLSSKLNYIPLQFLAHKQPPLVTPTLRRLAVIAMAPPKPGGKSKKVVGLIKLALEAGKATPAPPVGPALGSKGVNIMAFCKDYNARTADKAGYVIPVEITVYDDRSFTFILKTPPASVLLLKAAGVEKGSKDPKIEKVGKITIEQVRTIAAEKLPDLNCTSIESAMRIIAGTAANMGIEIDPPVLEPKKKELV